A genomic stretch from Bacillus sp. E(2018) includes:
- a CDS encoding AraC family transcriptional regulator, producing the protein MYSEVTKETIRYIEEHLQDDWFLEHYAYEIGYSKFHLSRIFKKETGQTISEYIRKRRLAIAAMYLLYSNESILDIAFSLQFQSQEAFTRSFKELYNMPPGKYRKLMRTISGMEENEMNQTTEVKGWMLSGSHPSDYRMETDDKIFHTGTKSGCLYATGDMGDGQFGTMMQSISADRFRGKRIKMSCYLKTEDVTKCGAWFRVDNQSGDVVQFDNMDNRSIIGTSDWNYYKVVLDVPAESASMHFGVLLAGQGKVWADGFRFEEVDETESNTNMMGSENLPDQPINLGFDE; encoded by the coding sequence ATGTATAGTGAAGTCACAAAGGAGACCATTCGTTACATTGAAGAACATTTGCAAGATGACTGGTTCCTAGAACATTATGCGTATGAAATAGGTTATTCAAAATTTCATCTATCGCGGATCTTTAAGAAAGAAACTGGCCAAACGATAAGTGAGTATATTCGTAAGCGACGTTTAGCAATAGCAGCCATGTATCTTCTCTATTCGAATGAGTCCATTTTAGATATCGCATTTTCATTACAGTTTCAATCACAAGAAGCGTTCACACGTTCATTTAAAGAACTGTACAACATGCCACCTGGAAAGTATCGAAAACTGATGAGAACCATTAGTGGGATGGAGGAAAATGAAATGAATCAAACAACGGAAGTAAAAGGGTGGATGTTAAGCGGTTCGCATCCAAGTGATTATCGCATGGAAACAGATGATAAGATATTCCATACTGGAACCAAATCAGGGTGTTTGTATGCAACAGGGGATATGGGTGACGGACAGTTTGGAACGATGATGCAAAGTATTTCAGCGGATCGTTTTAGAGGGAAGAGAATAAAGATGTCGTGCTACTTGAAGACAGAGGATGTAACAAAGTGTGGAGCATGGTTCCGCGTAGACAACCAATCAGGCGATGTTGTTCAATTCGACAATATGGATAACCGCTCGATTATAGGAACTTCCGATTGGAATTATTATAAAGTGGTGCTTGATGTTCCTGCCGAAAGCGCTTCGATGCATTTTGGAGTGCTGTTAGCAGGTCAAGGGAAAGTTTGGGCAGATGGTTTTCGGTTTGAGGAAGTTGACGAAACAGAGTCTAATACCAATATGATGGGATCAGAGAATTTACCTGATCAACCGATAAACCTGGGTTTTGATGAATAA
- a CDS encoding glycosyltransferase, which yields MITISLCMIVKDEEKHLGKCLRSVSGIVDEIIIVDTGSIDRTKEVARYYTDLVLDFDWIDDFSAARNFAFAQATKDYIVWLDADDILLKEDVEKLLTLKKEIDEAIDSVTMIYNYAFDEFGNVTTSLRRNRLVKRSENFKWIGPIHEYLDVRGNIINSDVVITHTRKHAHSKRNLAIFENRAKRGEDFSPRDLFYYGNELMDNQQYEKASIIYEKFIKEKNGWSEDIITACYRLSGIYMMMDKFDDAFRVAMKSFDYDSPRAELCCRIGSLFLKQQKYDQALFWFKQAIELKKPQDHLGFIQEAYWTWFPHLQLCICYYHLGEFEKSYEHNEQARKHRPTDQDVLHNKKLLEEQHKIEVKI from the coding sequence GTGATAACGATCAGCCTATGTATGATAGTGAAGGATGAAGAAAAGCATCTTGGGAAATGTCTACGATCAGTAAGTGGAATTGTAGACGAAATTATCATCGTTGATACAGGCTCGATTGACCGGACTAAGGAAGTGGCCAGGTATTATACGGATCTCGTATTAGATTTTGATTGGATCGATGATTTTTCAGCAGCTCGTAATTTTGCGTTTGCTCAAGCCACTAAGGACTATATCGTCTGGTTGGATGCTGATGACATTCTGTTGAAGGAAGATGTTGAGAAGCTGTTAACACTAAAGAAAGAAATAGATGAAGCGATTGATTCTGTAACCATGATCTACAATTACGCGTTTGATGAATTTGGAAATGTAACGACGAGCCTCAGACGAAACCGACTCGTCAAACGTAGTGAAAACTTTAAATGGATTGGTCCCATACATGAGTATTTGGATGTGAGGGGAAACATCATAAATTCTGATGTTGTCATCACACATACGAGAAAACATGCTCATTCTAAGCGTAATCTAGCAATCTTTGAAAATAGAGCAAAACGAGGAGAAGATTTCTCCCCACGTGATCTCTTTTACTATGGAAACGAATTGATGGACAATCAACAGTATGAGAAAGCTTCAATCATCTATGAAAAATTTATAAAAGAGAAAAACGGATGGAGTGAAGATATTATTACGGCATGCTACCGCTTAAGTGGAATTTATATGATGATGGACAAGTTTGATGATGCATTTCGAGTGGCCATGAAATCATTCGATTATGATTCACCAAGAGCGGAGTTGTGCTGTCGCATCGGTTCATTATTTTTAAAACAGCAAAAATATGACCAAGCCTTATTTTGGTTTAAGCAAGCGATTGAACTTAAAAAGCCCCAAGACCATTTGGGTTTTATACAAGAAGCTTACTGGACATGGTTTCCTCACCTGCAACTGTGTATTTGTTATTATCATCTTGGAGAGTTTGAGAAGTCTTATGAACATAACGAACAAGCACGTAAACATCGTCCTACTGATCAAGATGTCCTTCACAATAAAAAATTACTTGAAGAGCAGCACAAGATTGAGGTGAAGATATGA
- a CDS encoding M23 family metallopeptidase, translating to MKKFISLFTVLVFSLVLVAPSFASAAQKLIQPINNAYITAGYLNANYQKKFGFKHYGWDLTSANSSRAVWASGSGKVLATGYDNVLGNTVIVKYPAAYIHSTKTTKDLVFRYNHLASIAVSKGQSVTKDTRLGNYGNTGLYSTGPHLHFEIDTDTTYYQYSPTLGSSSNIIKAGTASTVLSPRNVLYTKVSSPDNQSIYIIGDGYQSSSEDDLPFKN from the coding sequence ATGAAAAAGTTTATTAGTCTATTTACTGTGCTTGTTTTTTCACTCGTGCTCGTTGCTCCATCGTTTGCCTCAGCAGCTCAAAAGTTGATTCAACCCATCAACAACGCTTATATTACCGCTGGTTATTTGAACGCTAACTATCAAAAGAAATTTGGTTTTAAACACTATGGATGGGATTTAACTTCAGCTAACAGCAGCAGAGCGGTTTGGGCAAGTGGGTCTGGAAAAGTCTTAGCTACAGGCTACGATAATGTTTTAGGAAACACCGTCATAGTGAAATATCCTGCAGCATACATTCATTCAACGAAGACTACGAAAGATCTTGTGTTCCGTTATAATCACTTAGCCTCCATTGCAGTGTCTAAAGGACAAAGTGTTACAAAAGATACGCGATTAGGTAACTATGGTAATACAGGTTTGTATTCAACGGGGCCGCACCTTCACTTTGAAATTGATACAGACACGACTTATTATCAATATTCTCCAACATTAGGATCGAGTTCTAATATTATAAAAGCAGGTACAGCTAGCACAGTGTTATCTCCTAGAAATGTTTTATATACCAAAGTTTCTAGTCCAGATAACCAGAGCATCTACATCATTGGAGATGGCTATCAATCTTCCTCTGAAGATGACCTTCCTTTTAAAAACTAA
- a CDS encoding collagen-like protein has protein sequence MTSKKRKDRRAFKDEVHLTESLQSQIDSSPYILNGGGAPLIQEGKLTDRPIKAEIGSLFLDINSKTFYRYTGLFWEPLIPTSLSNQIKDIKEYQKDESSDFCNNFFRGITGPTGPTGPLGPAGGPTGPTGPTGALGPTGPVGALGPTGPLGPTGPLGATGPLGPQGVTGPQGATGPLGVTGPTGAQGFTGPQGATGPLGATGASGPQGLTGPQGFTGPQGEIGPIGPQGFTGPQGVIGPTGPTGAGGPQGATGPQGSTGAQGATGPQGALGFTGATGATGTTGATGPTGDTGSTGPTGPAGGPTGPTGPTGPTGGGGIGSTGPTGPTGPTGGTGPTGATGDTGATGQIGATGAQGATGALGPTGPQGVQGFTGPQGPIGPTGPTGALGPQGFTGPTGPTGALGATGPTGPQGATGPQGATGALGATGPTGPQGATGPQGATGPQGVTGPIGPQGVTGPLGPTGPLGPTGPIGPQGPTGPQGATGAAGATGATGPASTTSTKSVQFGGANAGFQRVSGSPGALSNEIPFVEAGTTGSVVGLSGSISINNLQTGVYVFQICFNVINNAAAPLPGNVISTVTLTTTANISGTIIFSSRPIDGGPHPVFVSNGAPYVVAPATVTWTSTIPGNPVARDYAISLYVNPSITSNASYTLFISSSI, from the coding sequence ATGACTTCTAAGAAACGAAAAGATAGAAGAGCTTTTAAAGATGAGGTTCATTTAACTGAATCATTACAATCGCAAATTGATTCGAGCCCTTATATTCTCAATGGAGGCGGAGCGCCTTTAATACAAGAAGGGAAATTAACTGATCGGCCAATCAAAGCAGAAATCGGAAGTTTGTTTCTAGATATTAATAGCAAAACCTTCTATCGGTATACGGGTTTATTTTGGGAACCGCTTATTCCTACAAGTCTGTCTAATCAGATCAAAGATATCAAAGAATATCAAAAAGATGAGTCAAGCGATTTCTGTAATAATTTTTTCAGAGGAATTACGGGTCCGACTGGTCCGACGGGTCCATTGGGACCCGCTGGAGGCCCGACAGGACCAACGGGACCAACAGGTGCCCTTGGGCCAACCGGTCCTGTCGGAGCGCTCGGTCCAACGGGGCCACTTGGTCCAACAGGACCGTTAGGTGCAACGGGTCCACTCGGTCCACAAGGTGTGACAGGCCCACAAGGAGCGACGGGTCCGCTAGGCGTCACTGGCCCAACCGGTGCACAAGGGTTTACCGGCCCACAAGGAGCTACAGGCCCTTTAGGTGCCACTGGAGCAAGTGGACCTCAAGGACTGACAGGACCTCAAGGGTTTACAGGCCCACAAGGAGAAATCGGTCCTATTGGTCCACAAGGATTTACAGGTCCACAAGGCGTCATTGGTCCCACAGGTCCCACAGGTGCTGGAGGACCACAGGGGGCAACGGGTCCACAAGGTTCAACGGGTGCTCAAGGTGCAACGGGTCCTCAAGGTGCACTTGGATTTACAGGAGCAACGGGAGCGACAGGTACTACGGGAGCGACGGGTCCAACAGGAGATACCGGATCAACGGGTCCAACCGGCCCAGCAGGAGGCCCAACCGGTCCAACGGGTCCGACGGGTCCAACAGGGGGTGGAGGTATAGGGTCAACGGGTCCAACCGGTCCAACGGGTCCAACCGGTGGAACCGGTCCAACTGGTGCAACAGGTGATACGGGAGCAACAGGCCAAATCGGTGCGACAGGTGCCCAAGGAGCGACCGGAGCACTGGGACCAACCGGACCTCAGGGCGTACAAGGATTTACCGGTCCTCAAGGTCCAATTGGTCCCACGGGTCCAACAGGAGCGCTCGGTCCACAAGGATTTACGGGTCCAACCGGTCCGACGGGAGCTCTTGGTGCAACGGGTCCAACCGGTCCACAAGGTGCAACAGGTCCTCAAGGGGCGACCGGTGCCCTTGGTGCAACAGGTCCAACCGGTCCACAAGGAGCGACAGGTCCCCAAGGAGCAACAGGTCCACAAGGAGTAACCGGTCCAATCGGCCCCCAAGGAGTAACCGGCCCGCTGGGGCCAACGGGACCACTTGGTCCGACCGGTCCAATCGGTCCACAAGGTCCAACTGGACCTCAGGGAGCGACGGGTGCTGCTGGAGCAACCGGAGCAACAGGCCCAGCATCCACAACATCAACAAAGTCTGTTCAGTTTGGAGGAGCCAATGCAGGCTTTCAAAGGGTATCTGGTTCGCCTGGAGCGTTATCTAATGAAATTCCCTTTGTTGAAGCAGGTACGACCGGATCAGTAGTCGGCCTATCAGGTTCAATCAGTATAAATAACCTGCAAACAGGAGTCTATGTTTTTCAAATCTGTTTCAATGTTATCAATAATGCTGCGGCACCTCTGCCCGGTAATGTCATATCTACTGTTACTTTAACAACTACAGCCAACATTTCGGGGACAATTATTTTTTCAAGCAGACCTATAGACGGAGGCCCTCATCCCGTGTTTGTTTCCAATGGTGCTCCATATGTAGTAGCCCCGGCAACGGTGACGTGGACCAGCACGATTCCTGGTAATCCGGTAGCCCGAGATTATGCCATTTCATTGTATGTAAACCCATCTATAACATCAAACGCTAGCTATACCTTGTTTATTAGCAGCAGTATTTAA
- a CDS encoding FkbM family methyltransferase, producing the protein MRIVHVAPDYYPVPPLNYGGIERMIHALVEKSVRQGHDVFLYAREGSQTSAQLIPYHHEAGRPEHIVAYVKETMPDEVDIIHDHTHLSVIGRLKLPIPTVCTIHDSLNNDVEHPVYLSKRALKHVGKGKGYYVYNGIDLNEYPFQKEKEDYLLFLGVISAHKGIHHALEIAEKTKRRMKIAGPVFNTEYFLNEVEPRIKKLPHVEYVGEVGGEYRLKLLREAECLVFPTSWEEPFGLVMVEAMACGTPVVALDNGAVSEVLKDYPAQICQNTDEMIAQLPVRYDASGLRDYVSNHFTVGCMTENYLSLYKKVIQQSENQKDNERLTEHLLPAANYFKSTKEFDQAITLYERLLKSNHVEQDVKVFICNEMADIYHQQTDYEKEREYGYRSFQHDKPRAEICCRLGYGFLQDNKLDQAVFWYTRATELEIPKNKGMLHYEACWTWLPHVQLCVCYYRSGNYEKAYLHNEEARKLNPDYAHISTNKELLENVLNIHSDHTAVQVELKNDNQEPFLMNLHLPGFIEETIQNTGNWEPYMMTTLKKYLKDGGIFVDVGANIGYHALHAASLNSNLDCICFEPHPEIFEQLQQNIAINSFSNVRAHPLAIGNSVGHINFHMQNRNNYNRGMSAIDYYDGIGTDYKTVQVPTTTLDTFLDLETKSKVKLIKIDTQGHEYQVIQGALELIDTSHPVITLEHHNNDKKSIHDISKLLPSYEIYKVNFWNGKIARYEEESSEEFMDDYVFLPLQLKEKIY; encoded by the coding sequence ATGAGAATCGTGCATGTTGCACCTGACTATTATCCTGTACCGCCGCTAAACTATGGAGGAATTGAACGGATGATTCATGCCCTCGTCGAAAAAAGTGTAAGACAAGGCCATGACGTTTTTTTGTATGCAAGAGAGGGTAGCCAAACAAGTGCTCAGTTAATTCCCTATCATCATGAAGCGGGAAGACCTGAACATATTGTGGCATATGTAAAAGAAACGATGCCTGACGAAGTGGATATCATTCATGATCACACACACCTATCCGTGATAGGGCGATTAAAATTACCAATACCAACCGTTTGTACCATCCATGACAGTTTGAACAATGATGTGGAACATCCTGTGTACCTTAGTAAGCGAGCACTCAAACATGTCGGAAAGGGTAAGGGATATTACGTATATAATGGTATCGACCTAAACGAGTATCCCTTTCAAAAAGAAAAGGAAGACTATCTCCTTTTTCTTGGCGTGATCAGTGCTCATAAAGGTATCCACCATGCATTAGAGATAGCTGAAAAGACAAAGAGACGAATGAAGATAGCAGGTCCTGTATTTAATACGGAGTACTTCTTGAACGAAGTGGAACCTCGAATTAAAAAGCTACCTCATGTCGAATATGTTGGAGAAGTTGGAGGAGAGTATCGACTGAAACTCTTGAGAGAAGCGGAATGTCTTGTTTTTCCTACGTCATGGGAAGAACCTTTCGGGCTCGTCATGGTTGAAGCTATGGCTTGCGGTACTCCTGTAGTCGCGCTTGATAACGGTGCGGTATCTGAAGTGTTAAAAGACTATCCTGCACAGATCTGTCAGAACACTGATGAGATGATTGCTCAACTGCCCGTTCGTTATGACGCGTCCGGTTTAAGAGACTACGTATCGAATCATTTTACAGTAGGGTGTATGACAGAGAATTATCTCTCTCTTTATAAAAAAGTCATTCAGCAATCTGAGAATCAAAAGGATAATGAAAGATTAACGGAACACCTACTACCGGCTGCTAACTATTTTAAGAGCACTAAAGAATTTGATCAAGCCATCACTCTTTATGAAAGACTATTAAAATCAAATCATGTAGAGCAGGACGTGAAGGTTTTCATCTGTAATGAAATGGCTGATATCTATCATCAACAAACAGACTATGAGAAAGAAAGGGAGTATGGTTACCGATCCTTTCAGCATGATAAACCACGTGCAGAGATCTGTTGTCGACTCGGTTATGGTTTCTTACAAGATAACAAGTTAGATCAAGCTGTGTTTTGGTATACACGTGCAACAGAGCTCGAGATACCGAAGAACAAAGGCATGCTACATTATGAAGCATGTTGGACATGGCTACCACACGTACAGCTCTGTGTTTGTTATTACCGATCAGGTAATTATGAAAAAGCGTATCTTCATAACGAAGAAGCGAGAAAACTAAATCCTGACTATGCACATATTTCCACCAATAAAGAATTACTAGAAAACGTTTTAAACATCCACTCCGATCACACTGCTGTACAGGTTGAGTTGAAAAACGATAATCAGGAACCTTTTCTAATGAACCTTCATCTTCCAGGATTCATTGAAGAAACCATTCAGAATACAGGAAACTGGGAACCTTACATGATGACAACCCTAAAAAAATATCTGAAAGATGGGGGAATCTTTGTGGATGTTGGGGCTAATATCGGTTATCATGCGCTACATGCTGCTAGTCTTAATTCGAACTTAGATTGTATATGTTTCGAACCCCATCCCGAAATATTTGAGCAGCTTCAACAAAACATTGCGATAAATTCTTTTTCAAATGTTAGGGCTCATCCGTTAGCTATAGGGAATTCTGTTGGGCATATCAACTTTCATATGCAAAACCGGAATAACTACAACAGAGGAATGTCAGCCATTGACTATTATGATGGTATAGGAACAGACTATAAGACTGTTCAAGTTCCTACAACCACGCTCGATACGTTTTTAGATCTAGAAACGAAATCCAAAGTAAAGCTCATTAAGATTGATACACAAGGACATGAATATCAAGTCATCCAAGGTGCGCTTGAACTAATCGATACATCACACCCCGTAATCACTCTTGAACACCATAATAATGATAAAAAGAGTATTCATGATATATCAAAGCTCCTTCCAAGCTATGAAATCTATAAAGTGAACTTTTGGAATGGTAAAATAGCCCGTTATGAAGAAGAAAGCTCAGAAGAATTTATGGACGATTACGTTTTTCTACCTCTCCAATTAAAGGAGAAGATTTATTAG
- a CDS encoding N-acetylmuramoyl-L-alanine amidase, producing MVKIFIDPGHGGTDPGGVANNLTEKALTLKIGLRIRDILLAEYSNVSVLMSRTSDVTKSLTERTDAANAWGADFFLSVHTNAGGGTGYEDYIYTGSTAPTTTYQDFVHAEILKTVNFSDRGKKEANFHVLRESNMPALLTENGFIDNVNDANKLKTTSFLENIARGHVTGIVKCFNLPKKAVYHTVVSGDTVYSLSQQYGSTIQQIKNWNKLDSNYSIFPGQILRVK from the coding sequence ATGGTGAAAATCTTTATCGATCCGGGTCATGGAGGAACTGATCCGGGAGGGGTTGCAAATAACCTTACAGAAAAAGCACTTACTTTAAAAATAGGTCTTCGTATTAGAGATATTTTACTTGCAGAATATAGCAATGTTTCCGTTTTAATGAGTAGAACATCTGATGTTACAAAGTCATTAACAGAACGAACAGATGCTGCAAACGCTTGGGGAGCTGACTTTTTCTTATCCGTTCACACGAATGCAGGCGGTGGAACCGGGTACGAGGATTACATCTATACAGGATCCACAGCACCAACGACCACTTATCAAGATTTTGTGCATGCTGAAATTTTGAAAACTGTAAATTTTAGTGATCGTGGAAAGAAGGAAGCAAACTTTCACGTATTGCGCGAATCGAATATGCCTGCTCTTTTAACAGAGAATGGTTTCATAGATAACGTAAATGATGCGAATAAGTTAAAAACGACATCATTTCTTGAAAATATTGCACGTGGACATGTGACTGGGATTGTGAAATGCTTCAACCTTCCTAAAAAAGCTGTTTATCATACAGTGGTGAGTGGAGATACGGTATATTCACTTAGTCAGCAATACGGAAGCACAATTCAACAGATCAAAAACTGGAACAAACTAGATAGTAATTACAGCATTTTTCCAGGTCAAATCCTAAGAGTAAAGTAA
- a CDS encoding alpha/beta hydrolase, translated as MILHTHTAGDGEPIVFIHSGGMTGLTEYEEQKDYFAENHFKVIRPDLRGHGKSQGTLEDYFNQCVVDLKDTLDSLNIGECHIAGVSIGGVAALMFAKKYPSRVKTLTFSGIFPIQPENWEDLCRQEAEHHKSLFNNPKIVGALNQMHENNDWRALLKSFNSNDFYPFHETGDLSGVKAPILCMVGEKEELEVEAALVYKRLHTNTHISVIPFAGHLIHRDQPELYARILFTFIQSYNM; from the coding sequence ATGATTTTACATACACACACAGCAGGAGATGGAGAACCTATTGTTTTCATTCATTCAGGAGGTATGACGGGTTTAACAGAGTATGAGGAGCAAAAGGATTACTTTGCAGAAAATCATTTTAAAGTGATTAGACCTGACTTGAGAGGTCACGGGAAATCGCAAGGCACTCTGGAAGATTACTTTAATCAATGTGTAGTAGATTTAAAGGATACACTCGATTCGTTAAACATAGGAGAATGTCATATTGCAGGTGTGTCAATTGGTGGAGTTGCCGCATTAATGTTTGCCAAGAAATATCCTTCCAGAGTTAAGACATTAACGTTCTCAGGCATTTTTCCTATACAACCTGAGAACTGGGAAGATCTATGTAGACAAGAAGCTGAGCATCATAAGAGTTTATTTAATAACCCAAAGATTGTAGGTGCACTTAATCAAATGCATGAAAACAATGATTGGAGAGCATTGCTTAAATCTTTTAATTCAAATGATTTTTATCCTTTTCACGAAACGGGCGACCTTTCAGGTGTGAAAGCTCCCATTTTATGTATGGTAGGTGAGAAAGAAGAGCTTGAAGTTGAAGCAGCGCTTGTGTATAAAAGATTACATACTAACACTCACATATCAGTTATTCCATTTGCAGGACACTTGATACATAGAGATCAACCGGAGTTATATGCAAGAATATTATTTACATTTATACAAAGTTATAATATGTAA
- a CDS encoding ABC transporter permease, producing MNSITGTLLGRLMRNIMRSPDTIITVAITPIMMMLLFVYVFGGAIEAGTDNYVNYLLPGILLMAIASGVAYTSVRLFTDVKSGLMARFITMPIKRSSVLWAHVLTSLVSNALTILIVILVALLMGFRSNAGVLDWLSVAGILGLFTLSLTWVAVIPGLTASSMEGATAYSYPLVFLPFISSAFVPTETMPKFVRFFAENQPVTSIVNAIRALLYDGPVGNDIWIALTWCIGIMGVAYFFASKRFKRQLG from the coding sequence TTAGGCCGATTAATGCGTAATATCATGCGAAGTCCGGATACGATTATCACGGTGGCGATTACACCGATTATGATGATGCTATTGTTTGTCTATGTATTTGGTGGTGCGATTGAGGCAGGGACAGACAACTATGTGAATTACTTATTACCGGGCATTTTACTGATGGCGATCGCATCAGGTGTGGCTTATACCTCTGTTCGACTGTTTACAGATGTGAAGAGCGGGTTAATGGCACGTTTTATAACCATGCCGATCAAACGATCATCCGTATTGTGGGCACATGTTTTAACCTCACTGGTTTCAAATGCCCTTACCATTTTGATTGTAATCCTAGTCGCCTTACTGATGGGTTTTCGTTCTAACGCAGGAGTTCTAGATTGGCTTTCTGTAGCCGGAATACTTGGTCTCTTTACACTATCACTAACATGGGTCGCCGTTATTCCGGGTTTAACAGCAAGTTCAATGGAAGGAGCAACAGCTTATTCGTACCCGCTCGTTTTCCTACCTTTTATTAGTTCAGCATTCGTTCCAACAGAAACGATGCCTAAGTTCGTACGGTTCTTTGCTGAAAATCAACCCGTAACATCCATTGTGAATGCGATTCGTGCTCTCTTGTATGATGGACCAGTTGGAAATGATATCTGGATTGCGCTTACTTGGTGTATCGGAATTATGGGGGTTGCTTACTTCTTTGCTAGTAAAAGGTTCAAACGACAGTTGGGATAA
- a CDS encoding YjdJ family protein, giving the protein MSYVIQFVLAVIVFFFSTFSAWYEGSELRDTQWEWKYSAIFSNLKHGTITNVSEISGFDHFIYAAKFKPLFPILMTISLLYIFVLLATWLLRSHTNKLSIFFSLLGLTLFLASSLTFRSPTMGLEWFTWLFLFAGMSSSVVAVMLRIKFTSNNQEAY; this is encoded by the coding sequence ATGTCATATGTAATTCAATTTGTTTTAGCAGTTATTGTGTTTTTTTTTTCAACGTTTTCAGCATGGTATGAAGGAAGTGAATTAAGAGATACACAGTGGGAATGGAAGTACTCGGCTATTTTTTCAAACTTGAAACATGGAACCATAACAAATGTCTCCGAAATATCAGGATTCGATCACTTCATTTATGCAGCGAAATTTAAACCACTGTTTCCAATACTCATGACAATCAGCTTGCTGTATATTTTTGTATTACTTGCTACATGGCTTTTAAGAAGTCACACGAACAAATTGAGCATATTTTTCAGCTTGCTCGGTCTTACATTATTTCTAGCCAGTTCGTTAACGTTTAGATCTCCGACTATGGGTCTGGAATGGTTTACTTGGCTGTTTCTGTTTGCTGGAATGTCGAGTAGCGTCGTTGCAGTAATGTTGAGGATAAAATTTACTTCGAACAATCAAGAGGCATATTAA
- a CDS encoding VOC family protein — protein sequence MKVNRMDHVSINVNNLSEAKAFFQDIGLEVKAEWEMQGDKLDRIVGLKNVKTGCVALGMPDGQTWIELVKFYTPSDDSDTQQPSPNTLGIRHICFAVEDLEAIIAILKKKGMETFSEIEQYEDSYKLCYVRGPEGIILELAEKIG from the coding sequence ATGAAGGTTAATAGAATGGATCATGTAAGTATAAACGTAAATAATTTATCAGAAGCGAAAGCATTTTTCCAAGATATAGGTCTTGAAGTGAAAGCGGAATGGGAGATGCAAGGAGATAAGTTGGACAGGATTGTTGGATTAAAAAATGTTAAAACGGGCTGTGTAGCATTAGGGATGCCTGATGGTCAGACCTGGATAGAACTCGTCAAATTTTATACGCCGTCAGATGATTCAGATACGCAACAACCCTCTCCAAATACACTAGGCATTCGACATATCTGCTTTGCTGTTGAGGATCTTGAGGCCATCATTGCTATCTTGAAGAAGAAGGGCATGGAGACCTTTAGTGAGATCGAGCAATATGAAGACAGCTATAAACTTTGCTATGTTCGTGGTCCAGAGGGGATTATTCTAGAGTTAGCGGAGAAAATCGGATAA
- a CDS encoding MEDS domain-containing protein, with amino-acid sequence MKDKKFSLMDEINHFESENAHILFVFNQVNHYVHMAADYLSEELNKGTQVLLVENDRIYPMILKRLKESVSDQKLLNLKRENTFDFYYEQESFNPDSIYNHFQDKVRPYVEKGERIVTWGHVEWGNDISNKDLITYERRIDQLLKTMSVISICAYDEDRLSHEALESLVSLHDIYIRENKIVKPYIKTE; translated from the coding sequence TTGAAAGATAAGAAGTTCAGCCTAATGGATGAAATCAATCATTTTGAGTCTGAGAACGCTCATATCCTTTTTGTCTTTAACCAAGTTAATCACTATGTTCACATGGCTGCAGACTATTTGAGCGAGGAATTAAATAAAGGTACACAGGTACTGCTTGTCGAAAATGACAGGATTTATCCTATGATTTTAAAAAGGTTAAAAGAATCAGTATCTGACCAAAAGCTCTTAAATCTAAAGCGAGAAAATACGTTTGATTTTTATTATGAACAAGAAAGTTTTAACCCTGATTCAATTTATAACCATTTTCAAGATAAGGTGAGGCCTTATGTAGAAAAAGGTGAACGTATTGTGACTTGGGGTCATGTTGAATGGGGTAACGACATATCGAACAAGGATTTGATCACTTATGAAAGAAGAATTGATCAATTACTAAAAACCATGAGTGTTATCTCAATTTGTGCTTATGATGAAGACCGTTTGAGTCATGAAGCTTTGGAGAGTTTGGTTTCATTACATGATATATACATAAGAGAAAATAAGATAGTAAAACCTTATATAAAAACAGAATAA